Proteins encoded within one genomic window of Brassica rapa cultivar Chiifu-401-42 chromosome A09, CAAS_Brap_v3.01, whole genome shotgun sequence:
- the LOC103843263 gene encoding uncharacterized protein LOC103843263 → MAGRDIFQLRFAAVAVSVAVLTFLVSSQVTEASRMMSLCSHTAYPSLCQPMIKRITNPRRATHKTIQALEAKTKLALADAARYKDGNQAIATCYAVFSDAVYNLANARKSIRKRDVMAMNTFLTAAVSDYGVCVEGFIDANQVNTVQNVAVDLRKISSNCLTLSTLVR, encoded by the coding sequence ATGGCGGGCCGTGACATCTTCCAGCTGCGTTTCGCGGCTGTCGCGGTATCCGTCGCCGTATTGACCTTCCTAGTCTCCAGCCAAGTCACAGAAGCATCACGTATGATGAGCTTATGTTCTCACACCGCGTATCCATCTCTATGCCAACCTATGATTAAACGTATCACCAACCCAAGACGCGCCACGCACAAAACCATCCAGGCTTTGGAAGCCAAGACAAAACTGGCTTTAGCTGATGCGGCTAGGTACAAAGATGGTAACCAAGCGATCGCTACGTGTTACGCGGTGTTTAGCGATGCGGTTTATAATCTTGCGAACGCGAGGAAGAGTATAAGGAAACGCGATGTGATGGCGATGAACACGTTTTTGACAGCGGCTGTGTCTGATTACGGAGTATGTGTGGAAGGGTTCATTGACGCGAACCAAGTTAATACGGTTCAGAATGTAGCAGTTGACCTGAGAAAAATTAGCAGCAACTGCTTGACGTTGTCTACATTGGTTAGATGA
- the LOC103843264 gene encoding F-box protein At1g10780 produces the protein MRRSRFRFSYPNMDSLPDAILQYILSNLTEAKDVASCNCVSKRWKESTDSVKSIKFPRNSFENISDVTASDAIVLKMISSFHRLEELVLYSPFTSKGLASWLTHVCQSLRLLELRMDNLASEEAIVEGPLKLDCIGVVKGLETLKLWGVLMMSPPKWDLFPNLRCLEIVGARMDDNALGSALRACPNLSSLLLLACEGVKSISISLPYLEHCKLDFYGQGNSLLSLTAPRIVSLDVQGCSWISVPETSFLKNLSIANVSGRVYMVQFRNLSSLEALSVRGVQWCWDALTTILEQARDVKHLFMKVEFTGNEALQPFPEIDFVEFFKNHPKLQKFDIHGAMFAALCQKNSLKKLETGFAIQCLEEVVITVRSPLNAEQKMNTLESLVRYAKGLKRMVIRVLRMKSNHSSADDFCDDICKFHHMNKHLVHIE, from the exons ATGCGACGCAGCAGATTCAGATTCTCATACC CCAACATGGACTCTCTCCCCGACGCCATCCTTCAATACATTCTCTCCAACCTCACCGAAGCCAAGGACGTGGCTTCCTGCAACTGCGTCTCCAAGCGATGGAAAGAGTCCACAGACTCCGTCAAGAGCATCAAGTTCCCAAGAAACTCGTTCGAAAACATCTCCGACGTTACTGCTTCCGACGCCATTGTTCTCAAGATGATCTCTTCTTTCCACCGTCTCGAGGAGCTTGTCCTCTACAGCCCCTTCACCAGCAAAGGCCTAGCGTCTTGGCTGACCCACGTGTGCCAGTCTCTCAGGCTGTTGGAGCTGAGAATGGATAATCTCGCTAGCGAGGAGGCTATCGTAGAGGGACCCTTGAAGCTTGATTGTATTGGCGTGGTTAAGGGTTTGGAGACTTTGAAGCTTTGGGGTGTTTTGATGATGAGTCCTCCTAAGTGGGATTTGTTCCCTAACCTTCGTTGTCTTGAGATTGTGGGAGCTAGAATGGATGATAATGCGTTGGGTAGTGCCTTGCGTGCTTGCCCGAATCTGAGTAGCTTGCTTCTACTAGCGTGTGAAGGAGTTAAATCTATATCGATCAGCCTGCCGTATTTGGAGCATTGTAAGCTGGATTTTTACGGACAAGGGAACTCGTTGCTTTCCCTCACAGCTCCGAGGATAGTGTCTCTTGATGTACAGGGATGTAGCTGGATCAGTGTCCCTGAAACCAGTTTCTTAAAGAACCTATCTATCGCCAATGTTTCTG GGAGAGTTTACATGGTACAATTCCGAAACCTTTCATCCCTTGAGGCCTTGTCAGTTCGAGGCGTGCAATGGTGTTGGGATGCACTAACCACGATTCTGGAGCAAGCGAGAGACGTGAAGCATCTCTTTATGAAGGTTGAATTCACAGGCAACGAGGCTCTTCAACCCTTCCCTGAGATTGATTTTGTTGAGTTCTTCAAGAACCATCCCAAGCTTCAGAAGTTCGATATCCACGGAGCAATGTTCGCTGCACTTTGCCAGAAAAACAGCCTAAAGAAG CTTGAGACAGGCTTTGCAATACAGTGTTTGGAGGAAGTTGTAATCACAGTGAGATCTCCATTGAACGCAGAACAGAAGATGAACACACTTGAATCACTTGTGCGATATGCAAAAGGTTTGAAACGAATGGTGATAAGGGTTCTTAGGATGAAGAGCAACCACAGCAGTGCAGATGATTTCTGCGATGATATCTGCAAGTTCCACCACATGAATAAACATCTTGTTCACATTGAATGA